The sequence GCTTCTTTGTGAAAAACCCCAATGCGACCACGACCTGTGGTTGTGGAGCCAGTTTCTCCGTTTAATCTTTGCTTATTTTTCGCGAGCATATTGAGTCTTAAATGAGATTAAAAAAGCCGTCGTAATGACGGCTTTTTATTATTTTCACTATAATAACAATGAGCTAGTTCATAATGTTTAGGTTTAATTTAGGTTTAAACCATGCTTTAACTTTACCATTAAATGCAATCCACACTTGCAGTAATGATAAGGCTATCAAGGCGATAAAAATCATATAGTCAGGGAGTTTTTCCTGCCATTCACCTAAATATACCGTTGTTGGGCCAACAATGAGATTATCAGGATCGTATAGTATTACTGGCAACATACTGACCAAAGCTAATTGCACCAGAGTATAACCGCGCAACATAATAAGCCCTGCTTTCTGACGACCAATAATTGCAATCACCATAAAGAGTGTTAATAGGCAAAATAACACGCCTTGCTTTGCCATTAAGCCACTTATTGAAGCCACAACATAAAGTAACAGCAGGACAATTAAGCGTTTTGGCAAACGCGTGTCTTGCGCTATTGCAGGCGTTAGTGAAGGAGATCCTTGCTCACTCATCGAGATTCTCGCATCAGGGTTAAGGCGATTAGTGGCTTTGTTTAGGCAATAAACGCTGATCTAACTCGTAAGGGGGAATAACCACGCCTAAGTCATCCTGTACAGGAAATACAGCAACAAACAGATCATCATCTTCCATGCCTGGAACCCATCTTTCATGCCATTCATCATAGGGAATGGCTAATGTTTGACAGTCGCTCCACTCATCCACAGCCCAAGATTCAGCGGCATCTTCCGTTGGCCACATAGGAATACAATCTTCTTCTTCCGTGGTCAGCATTACGCAACCGTCTTGATCCTGCAAGGTCCAAAGAACCTTATGTTCTTTAACTTGTTCAACAAGGTAATCGTAACGACCTTCAGGTGTCATCGCTGCTGTTTCAGCGAGGGTTTTAACAGTCTTGCTCATGAAAATATCTCTTTTGCTGGAATAGGGTGATGCTTGTTGTGTCCCAATGTAAAAATGAGGGCAAAGCAAAAATCACCAGTTAGTCAAATGGTAACATTAGAGTGGGATGAGAAAAAGAACAACAGTACAGTAGGATACATTTATGGCGTGCTGTTCATCTCTATACATGAATGCCAATCTGAGGTTGCCAAGTATTATTTAGAATAAAAGCCTCAAAGTATGAAGCTTTTATTCAGGTAATTTAAACCGTTATTATTTAGCGCTAAATCGTCCGCCGAGTACGGCTTCGCGGGAGGCGCCCGTAACAGCAGGAAGATTTGCGGGTAAACCTAAGTGGTTACGCATGGCGAGCCACGCAAAGGCGATACCTTCGGCCCATTTAGGATCAACGCCAAGAGCCGAGGTAGTATCCAGTTTATAACCCGGCAATAAAGCGGCGAGACGTTGCATTAGTTGGGTATTAAACGCGCCGCCACCGCAGACAAATAGCTCTCCCTCCGGCGATAATTTGATGACATCCCTCGCGATACTATGGCAAGTCATATCTAAAAGTGTCGATTGGATATCTTCTTCATCTAAATGATTAAAGGGCGATAGTTGCTGTTCTAACCACGCTTGGTTAAATAATTCACGGCCTGTACTTTTAGGATAAGCAAGCGAAAAATAAGGATGAGATAATAGCTGAGCTAATAGGTCTGGGTTGGTTTTGCCGGACGCAGCCCATTCGCCATTCTTATCAAAAGGTTCACTTTTTACATGCTGGATCCAAGCGTCGATAAGCGTATTGCCTGGACCGGTATCGAAACCCAGTACATGTTCACTTGTTCCAGGAAGGTAAGTGACATTGGCGATACCACCGATATTCAAAATAATGCGTTTTTTGCCGATTTCGGCAAAGGTTTGCTGGTGGAATGCGGGCACTAAGGGGGCGCCTTGGCCGCCGAGGGCAATATCTTTACGGCGAAAATCGGCAATAACATCTATGCCTGTTTCCGTCGCAATAGTATTAGGATCGCCTATTTGGAGGGTAAAACCCACTTCAAGGTTTGGCATGTGGCGCACCGTTTGGCCATGGCTACCAATGGCGATGATATCTTCTTTCGCAATATTGCACTTTGCCAGTAGATTATTGACCGCCAAAGCAAATAATTGTCCTACATTGCGATCTAATCGTCCAAGGCGGTTTATTTCATCGGCACCGGGCAAACATAAACGCTGTAGCCCTTTGAGTAAATGGCTCGGAATGGCTTCTGTATGGCTGCAAATCAGCTGCGGTTGTGGGCCCGAAAAGTCGACTAATACCGCATCAACACCATCCATGCTAGTGCCAGACATAAGTCCAATATAATAAGCGTTTTTCATCGGGAGGAGTCCGTCCAGTCGTTATTGCATTGCTAATTGTGTTTGCTTGTTCTGCGAAATGGTCGCCATTAATTGTCTACTCAAGGCATCGAATTGCGGTTTTTCTTTACGTGCAATGGATTCGGCTTTAGGTAAAGTGATCGTTCTTGGATTGCGATGTACACCATTAACGATGAATTCGTAGTGTAGATGCGCCCCGGTAACTCGTCCTGTTTTTCCTAAAGTGCCGATGATTTGCCCTTGCTTAACGTTTGCCCCTTTGCTGACATTACGTTTGGTGAGGTGTAGGTATTTCGTCGTGTAAGTATCGTTGTGTTTAATAAACACATAGTTACCGTTGAATTGATTATAGCCCGACTCGATCACACGGCCACTACCCGCGGCTTTAATTGGCGTGCCTATGGCGGCAACATAATCAACACCTCGATGGGCTTTTATTTGACCTGTGACTGGGTGCAAACGCTTTGGGTTAAAGTTGGAACTGACATATTTAAAATCAACCGGTGAGCGCAAAAAGGCTTTACGCATGCTAGTACCATTTTCTGAGTAGTAGTTACCGTCCGTATAGCGAATCGCCGTATAACGCTCATCTTGGTTAATAAACTCAGCAGCTAAGATATTACCGTTACGTAAAAACTCACCTTCTGCATATTCTTGTTCATAGATAATCGCGAAACTGTCGCCCTCACGTAAATCCAATGCAAAGTCGATATCCCAACCAAACACTGTAGATAGTTGCATGATTTGGTTCGCATTTAAGCCCGCATCAACCGCAGAGTTCCAAAAATTACTTTTAATCTTCGCGCTGGTAAAATGCGTGCGAATTTCTACATCCTTCTCAGATATTTTTTCGTGATATTGTTCTTGGTTTTTACTGATCACGAGCGTAGAAATAGCATTAATTCGATAGCGTACTTCAGTTAAATCACCCTTGGCATCTTTTGATATCACAATTTCTTCGCCAGGCATTATCTTAAGTAAATTTTGCTTAGCTAAAGGCAACTGGGTGATTTCATAAACATCTTTACTCGTTAAACCTGCGCGGTCAAATACCGCTGCTAAGGTATCGCCATTTTTAACATTAAAGTGCTCTACATCCCTATGGAGTGCACTTTCAATGGACTCGACAGCTTGATTATTGGCATTTCCTGCGGCTAGCGCATCTGTTGAGGATAATGGCTCTGCATTTGCTGGAACATCACTCGATTCACCCTCTATTGACTCAGGGCGTTGTGGTGAGCGAAAGGCGAGAGGAACATCATAACGGGTGTTAATTTGTGTTTGCTCACTCATGCCTGCGGTTTGCCTTGAAGCTTGGGCTTCTTCAGAAGGTAGGAGCATGGTTATCATAGTGATAACAGAAAGAATGCTGAGGAGAATTTGATGCTTTTTAGGCAACAATTTAAATAACGTAATAACCTTTCCCATTGACGCCGATACCGATAACCTGAGGCTTGAATAATCCCGTTAGTGTACACACTTTCAATTGTGCTGGCTAACAAGTAACATAAGTCTCCTCATTTTATGATCATGGCCTTAGGAGTCCCTGCCGAGATGGCTGATTTAGACCAAGTATTAGCAGAAATTAGACGTGGTACCGATGAGATTTTACTCGAATCGGATCTGCTGGAAAAACTCAAAGAAGGACGTCCACTTCGTATTAAGTTAGGCGCAGATCCTACTGCACCGGATATCCATCTTGGACACACAGTAATTTTAAATAAATTACGATTATTCCAAGAGTTAGGTCATGAAGTCATTTTCTTAATTGGTGACTTTACCGGTATGGTGGGTGATCCGAGTGGTAAAAATAGTACCCGTCCACCACTGACTCGTGAGCAAGTATTAGCCAACGCTGAAACCTATAAAGAGCAGGTCTATAAAATCCTTGACCCCGCAAAAACGCGCATCGAGTTTAACTCAAGTTGGTTAGAGCCTTTAGGTGCTGCGGGAATGATCCGCTTAGCATCACAACAAACCGTTGCGCGTATGATGGAGCGTGATGACTTTAAGAAGCGTTATGCTTCAGGTCAATCGATTGCCATCCATGAGTTTATGTATCCACTGCTGCAAGGTTATGACTCAGTAGCCCTTAAGGCCGACGTTGAATTAGGCGGTACTGACCAGAAGTTCAACCTGTTAATGGGGCGTGAGTTACAGAAAGCCGAAGGTCAAAAACCACAAGCTGTGATTATGATGCCACTGCTTGAGGGTTTAGACGGTGTGAAGAAAATGTCTAAATCGGCGCACAACTACATTGGTGTGAGTGAACCCGCCAACGAAATGTTTGGTAAGCTGATGTCAATTTCGGACGATTTGATGTGGCGCTACTTTGAGTTGCTGTCATTCCGCCCTCTGGCTGAAATTGAACAATTCAAACAAGATGTGGTTAATGGCGCTAACCCACGTGACATTAAAATTGCTTTAGCGAAGGAAATTATCACCCGTTTCCATGATGCAGCGTCTGCCGAAAGCGCACATCAAGCCTTTGTCGATCGTGCTAAGGGAATGATCCCTGACGATATCGAAGCAATCGAGTTAGCAGCGGGTGAAGGTATTGCGATTGCCAATCTGTTGAAGGATGCTGATTTAGTGGCATCGACTTCAGAAGCGATGCGGATGATTAAGCAAGGTGCGGTGAAGATGGACGGCGAAAAGTTAGAAGATAGCCGTATGACTTTGTTCGCGGGTACTGTTGCTGTATTCCAAGTCGGTAAACGTAAGTTTGCCAAAGTGACTTTGGTATAGTGACGTTGGTCAGTGGGTTTAGGTTAAGTCATTTTAATTTATTCGTTTAAACTTCAAGAAGTTTAAACGAATAAAAAGAGCGCCTTAGGGCGCTCTTTTTTTATGCTTTTCTACACAGCAAGATTAAGGCGCTGTGTTTAGCTCATGCTCGGCGATATTACATCTGTCGGTACCAAAGTGTTGTCCACCACTGCATTTCCACGCCAACTGAGCCGAACTGACCTGCCACTGTTTGGCATTTTGTTTCAGGGAGATAATCAACAGCATTTGTGGATGTTGCTTGGAAAACTCGCTCACTTGATAGGTTAAAATGCTGCCTTTATGCGATTGAGTGCGCACTAAGGTAAATTTATTACCTGCATATTGGCTACTGATTTTGCTAGGATCTTTTGCCCAATCTTGTTGTTGCGCCTGCGCGATGCGTAATTGTTGATTGAAGTGATTAACAGGTTGAACTGCATAAGAAACAATAATGGGTTGCTGTGCTTGTGCTTGGGGCGACAGCATTAGGCTATAAAAGGCGACTAGGGCACATAATCCAAAAAATTTCATACAAACCTCATTGCAACAATGCTGTAAATCTGGTGAATGCATAACATTCTGGAAATTGATTCATTGTTAGCTTCGACCTGTATCTTGGTCTCAAGTTTCAAGGAGGCACAAATTTTGTGATTACTGCATCGCCAATTGGTCTGACATGGTTTGGTAATCAATTAGATCGACATGTTCAGTCACTCTACGGTTGAGCATATCGAGTTTTAGACTGGTGACTGCAGGAATTGCCACATCAATAATTTTACCGGGTTTGCCGAATTGTTCACCGGGTCCTTTAAAATGGTAGTTACCTATCATGACCACTAAAGAGCCTGCGTTATACATATGCTCGATATTAAAATCATATTCGAGTACACCTTGATGAGCTCGTTCTAGAAAGTCGATGATAAATCGCCCTCCAGTATATTTACGGTTAGCTGTTTTATCGAAGAAAATACTGTCGCGATTATAAAATGTGATAAGAGTTTTGTAGTCGTGCTCGGTTAGTGCATCCATGTACTTTACGGCGAGTTGCTGCTCCTGTGGCATTTCTCCCGAGTTGGCTTGTGCCGATACAGGAATCACGAGAGAAGCAAACATAAGACATAAAATAAGACACAATATTCGCAAACTATTCCCTCTTAGTTTTGAGATCAAAGGCTGGTAGAGATAGATGCCATTTGATGGCGCTTAAGCGGATAATCAAGGCACTGGTCATCGCCAAAAACAGCGCCGTTTTTTCATTCATACCGTAGGTTAAACTGACGGTATAACCTATGCCACCAATGATTGAAGCCGTAGCATATATTTCTGTGCGTAACACCATGGGTATTTGCCTACAGAGTAAGTCTCGAATAATGCCTCCTCCCACGCCTGTGATCAAGCCCATTACCACGGCAATCATGCCACTCAAACCCATATTGAGGGCTTTTTCGGCACCAATCACAGTAAACAGGGCTAATCCAAAGGCATCTGCGACGGGTAAAATGTACTCGGGCACCTTGCGAGGCCGACGGACCAATAGCAAACAGGCGAGCACGGTCGCGAGGATCACTATGATGTAGTTTGGGTCGCGGATCCAAAATACGGGTGTTGCACCTATGAGCGCATCGCGGATGCTGCCGCCACCAATAGCGGTGACAGAGGCAAGGACAATGACACCAAATGGATCCATTCTATGGCGCCCGGCGGCGAGTGCGCCGGATAAGGCAAAAACGGCTGTGCCACATAAGTCAAAAAAGTAGATCCAATGGATCATTTACTCATCTCTTTGATATGGATATTTAAGGCATCCACGGAAATACGAATTTCGATCACAGATAAAATCAGTGAGTAGAGCAGTAGTAATAAGCTAGCACCGAAGATAACAGATCCCGTTTTATTTAAACCAATATAGATAAAAATCATACATAAAACACACAGCGCAAAACTGGAAACACCTGCTTCTTGCATTCTTCGTATGATGCGGATCCGCTGGCTGAGGTTTTTAATTTGATCCTTATGTACGGGTTTGTCGCCGTTACTCAACTGACGGATCAGTGCTGCCAGTGCAAAAAATCGGTTGGTATACGCGAGTAATAGCAGGGAAATTGCTGGAAATAACAACGCTGGGGTTGTTAATGAAACATGCATATTTTCAAACAAGAGGGCCTGCCTTTAACTAAGTGCTAAGGGAAATTGCATCATATCACAGGCTTTGTAGCCAACGTAAACCTGCCCATAACAGGGGAAGTACAATAACAAAACTAAATCATATAGCACTCGCGCGGGAGGTGAGTTGAATCGCTGAGGCTATATTGTTGCTAGTGGGTTGTGGGCCGTAACTGATTTTGGCCACATCGATACGTTGACCTGAAAATTTTTGTGGACCGCCTAAT is a genomic window of Shewanella putrefaciens containing:
- a CDS encoding nuclear transport factor 2 family protein; the protein is MRILCLILCLMFASLVIPVSAQANSGEMPQEQQLAVKYMDALTEHDYKTLITFYNRDSIFFDKTANRKYTGGRFIIDFLERAHQGVLEYDFNIEHMYNAGSLVVMIGNYHFKGPGEQFGKPGKIIDVAIPAVTSLKLDMLNRRVTEHVDLIDYQTMSDQLAMQ
- a CDS encoding DUF2721 domain-containing protein — protein: MHVSLTTPALLFPAISLLLLAYTNRFFALAALIRQLSNGDKPVHKDQIKNLSQRIRIIRRMQEAGVSSFALCVLCMIFIYIGLNKTGSVIFGASLLLLLYSLILSVIEIRISVDALNIHIKEMSK
- the tyrS gene encoding tyrosine--tRNA ligase, which codes for MADLDQVLAEIRRGTDEILLESDLLEKLKEGRPLRIKLGADPTAPDIHLGHTVILNKLRLFQELGHEVIFLIGDFTGMVGDPSGKNSTRPPLTREQVLANAETYKEQVYKILDPAKTRIEFNSSWLEPLGAAGMIRLASQQTVARMMERDDFKKRYASGQSIAIHEFMYPLLQGYDSVALKADVELGGTDQKFNLLMGRELQKAEGQKPQAVIMMPLLEGLDGVKKMSKSAHNYIGVSEPANEMFGKLMSISDDLMWRYFELLSFRPLAEIEQFKQDVVNGANPRDIKIALAKEIITRFHDAASAESAHQAFVDRAKGMIPDDIEAIELAAGEGIAIANLLKDADLVASTSEAMRMIKQGAVKMDGEKLEDSRMTLFAGTVAVFQVGKRKFAKVTLV
- a CDS encoding anhydro-N-acetylmuramic acid kinase, encoding MKNAYYIGLMSGTSMDGVDAVLVDFSGPQPQLICSHTEAIPSHLLKGLQRLCLPGADEINRLGRLDRNVGQLFALAVNNLLAKCNIAKEDIIAIGSHGQTVRHMPNLEVGFTLQIGDPNTIATETGIDVIADFRRKDIALGGQGAPLVPAFHQQTFAEIGKKRIILNIGGIANVTYLPGTSEHVLGFDTGPGNTLIDAWIQHVKSEPFDKNGEWAASGKTNPDLLAQLLSHPYFSLAYPKSTGRELFNQAWLEQQLSPFNHLDEEDIQSTLLDMTCHSIARDVIKLSPEGELFVCGGGAFNTQLMQRLAALLPGYKLDTTSALGVDPKWAEGIAFAWLAMRNHLGLPANLPAVTGASREAVLGGRFSAK
- a CDS encoding peptidoglycan DD-metalloendopeptidase family protein codes for the protein MGKVITLFKLLPKKHQILLSILSVITMITMLLPSEEAQASRQTAGMSEQTQINTRYDVPLAFRSPQRPESIEGESSDVPANAEPLSSTDALAAGNANNQAVESIESALHRDVEHFNVKNGDTLAAVFDRAGLTSKDVYEITQLPLAKQNLLKIMPGEEIVISKDAKGDLTEVRYRINAISTLVISKNQEQYHEKISEKDVEIRTHFTSAKIKSNFWNSAVDAGLNANQIMQLSTVFGWDIDFALDLREGDSFAIIYEQEYAEGEFLRNGNILAAEFINQDERYTAIRYTDGNYYSENGTSMRKAFLRSPVDFKYVSSNFNPKRLHPVTGQIKAHRGVDYVAAIGTPIKAAGSGRVIESGYNQFNGNYVFIKHNDTYTTKYLHLTKRNVSKGANVKQGQIIGTLGKTGRVTGAHLHYEFIVNGVHRNPRTITLPKAESIARKEKPQFDALSRQLMATISQNKQTQLAMQ
- a CDS encoding trimeric intracellular cation channel family protein, with product MIHWIYFFDLCGTAVFALSGALAAGRHRMDPFGVIVLASVTAIGGGSIRDALIGATPVFWIRDPNYIIVILATVLACLLLVRRPRKVPEYILPVADAFGLALFTVIGAEKALNMGLSGMIAVVMGLITGVGGGIIRDLLCRQIPMVLRTEIYATASIIGGIGYTVSLTYGMNEKTALFLAMTSALIIRLSAIKWHLSLPAFDLKTKRE
- a CDS encoding DUF2750 domain-containing protein; translated protein: MSKTVKTLAETAAMTPEGRYDYLVEQVKEHKVLWTLQDQDGCVMLTTEEEDCIPMWPTEDAAESWAVDEWSDCQTLAIPYDEWHERWVPGMEDDDLFVAVFPVQDDLGVVIPPYELDQRLLPKQSH